The genomic DNA ACTGCTGAAAGCCGTGACTGGGATCTCGACGATCCCGACTCGAAGCCTCTCGAAGAGGTCAGAGAGATACGTGACGAGATACGGAGACGTGTTGAGTCTCTGATGGACGAGATAGAGTCGGAGTCCTAAAGCAAGCCCTTTTTAGGTTAGTTCCGAAGTTCGGGTATGCGACTCGACCAGGTCACTGACGAGGTTCTCGAAGACGTAGTCCCCGACGACGACGAGCGTGACCGTCTCCAAGACGTCTTCGAGAACGTGAGACGTAGGGCACGAGAGGCTATCGACGAGAGGGGGATCGACGCCGATGTCGAACTCGTCGGAAGTGCTGCGCGTGACACTTGGATCTCGGGTGACAGGGACATAGATGTCTTCCTTCTTCTCCCCGACGACCTCCCCAGAGACGATCTAGAAGAGACGGGTCTCGACGTCGGTAAGCAGGTCTTCCCCGACGGTGTCGTCGAGTACGCCGAACATCCCTACGTCAAGGGACACGAGAAGGGCTACGACGTCGATCTCGTGCCGTGTTACGACGTCGAGTCGGCAACTGAAGCGAAGACCGCTGTCGACAGGACGCCCTTCCACAACCGGTATGTCTCCGAGAGACTCGAAGACACAGACGATGCCCGTCTCCTCAAGTCGTTCACGAAGGGGATCGGTGTCTACGGGAGCGAGCTACGTACGAGGGGCTTCAGCGGATACCTGTGTGAGCTTCTCGTTCTCCATTACGGCGGATTCGAGGAAGCTATAGAGGCGGCTTCCGACTGGAGCCCACAGGTCACCATCGACATAGAGGATCACGGTACGAAGGAGTTCGACGATCCTCTCGTCATCGTAGACCCCACAGACCCCGAGAGAAACGTCGCCGCCGTCCTGAGCCTCGACAACTTCGCGCGTTTCGTACACGCGTGCCGGCGTCTCTCCGCCGAGCCCCGGAAGTCTCTCTTCTTCGAGTCGAACCCCGGGACGGTCAGCCGCGAGGATCTCGAAGAGTACCTCGAAGACAGACAGACCACAGTCGTCTGTGTGACCTTCGAGTCTCCCGACGTCGTCGAGGATCAGCTCTATCCCCAGCTCAGAAAGACCGAGTCTTCTCTAGTCGACGAGGTCGAGAGACGTGGCTTCGGGGTTCTGAGATCCGACGTAGCTGCCGACGACCGCGGGCTGATACTCTTAGAGCTCAACATAGCTGAACAGTCGAGGGTCGAGAGACATCTCGGTCCGCCCGTCCACGTCCGTCAACACGCCGAGAGCTTCAGGTCGAAGTACGCCGATGCCGACGTAGTCGGACCCTACATAGACGACGGCAGGTACGTCGTAGAGAGGCAACGTGACCATCCTACAGTCGCCTCATTCGTCGAGAGCGACGACTTCTTAGAGATAGGAATGGGTAAACACGTCGAGGAGAAGATCCATGAGGGCTATGATGTCTATGTCGACGACGACTGTACCCGTCTCATCGAGGAGTTCGGCTCCGTCTTTGCGACACATATCTCCCCCGAAGTAGTCGAGTAGTACTACACAGGTAGTATATTTCATGGACTGACAACCGTTAAGTAGCGTCATGGAAGAGTATTGTGTAGTTATGTCAGAGGCAGACGATACCAAGTCGATGGGAATTATAGCTACGAAGGGAACCCTAGATATGGCTTACCCACCTCTCATACTCGCCTCTACTGCCGCGGCTTTCGGCTGGAATGTCCATGTCTTCTTCACCTTCTGGGGTCTCGACATACTTCACAAGGACAAGATGAAGAACCTCAAGGTGTCTCCCGTGGGCAACCCCAACCTTCCCGCGCCGATGCCCAACATCGTCGGGATGCTCCCGGGTATGACATCGATGACGACCAAGATGATGAAGAAGGAGATGGACGAGGAGAACGTCGCCGAGATAGATGAACTCGTCGAGATGTGTAACGACGCCGGTGTTGACATGCTCGCGTGTCAGATGACAGCCGACCTCTTCGACTACGACGACGACGACTTCGTTGAGGGAACTGAGGCGGGAGTCGGCGCGGCGACGGCTCTTGAGATGATGGCGGACTGCGACATACAGCTCCTGGTATAGGAGTCTAGACCTCCGTAGTGAGAAATCCTTTATCCGTGTAGAGAGTTTATCTACTACATGATCTACACGGAGGCGGAGTATGAGAGATAGACGAGCCGCTTTTCTGGCTATTCTGATAACAGTAGCCGCTGTAGCTTCCGTTGGAACAGCCACGGCGGCGGACTCTGTGATAGGAAGCCCCGAGATAGACCTAACGGCGTCGGATCACAGATTTCTGCCGGGAGAGGAGAGACAGCTACGGATCGACGTACTCAACGACGGCAACATAGAACAGGGAGGACCCGCTCAGCACGAACAGCGTGTCAAGACTGCGAGGGGGATGACTATGGAGGTGAGGAGCGGAAATGCTCCCATAGAGGTCAAGACGGGGAAGATCGCAGTCGGTACTGTTCCTGCGGGGACAAAGGGACCTTACTCGGTTACTGTAACTGTTCCTGAGAACGCGACACCCGGAACTTACCGTCTTCCCGTCGACATCGAGTACAGGTATACGCGTTCGGTCGAGTACGGCGACGTAATTTCGCCTGACTACAACGACTTCTCTCGTGAGGAGACGAAGTACGTCGAGATCCGTGTCATAGACAGGGCGAGGTTCGAGGTCGTAGAGTCGTCTTCGGACGTTCTCGTCGGAGACACTGGTACGATGACTCTCGATATAAAAAACGTCGGTACGCAGCCTGCTCGCAACGCCGAGGTCTCAGTGACGTCGAATGACGCGAAGCTCAGCTTCTCGGGATCGTCGACCGCGAGCAGCGAGGTCGGATTCTGGGAGGCTGGGGAGACTAAGACGGTCAAGTACAGGGTCGGCGTCAACGAGGACGCGATACCCCGACGCTACTCCGTCACCACGAGGGTCAGCTTCGACGACACAGACGGAATATCCCGTGTTTCCGACGACCTCTCTGCGGGTCTGCTTCCGTCTCCCGAACAGGAGTTCGAGGTCGTTAACCACGAGAGTGACCTACGTGTCGGAGAGGAGGGAAGAGTCTCGGGCGAGGTTGTCTACTCCGTCAACAGTACAGTCTCGAACGCCGTCGTGACTCTCCAGAGTTCGAGTCCCAACATCAACCCGACGGAGACCGAGTACGCAGTCGGAGACCTCGGAGCGGGCGAGTCGAAGAGCTTCAATTTCACTGTCGAGGTCAATGACGAGGCTGAGGCGGGAAGTCGTCAGCTGTCGTACGTCGTTCGTTACAGGAACCAGAACGGTGATATCAGACGGAGTGACCCAGTAGACGTCCGTGTCGATGTCGGGGAGGAGCGCGATGAGTTCTTAGTCGAGCCTATAAATGCGACCGTAGAGGCGGGCGGGACCTCTTCGGTCGAGATGAGGGTCACGAACAACCAAGACGAGACAGTAACCGACATCAACGCTAAGATCTTCACGAACGACCCGCTTTCGAGCGGCGACGATGAGGCTTTCATCTCGTCACTCAAACCCGGCGAGTCGTCTAATATCACCTTCGGACTGAGTGCGGGCGGAGGAGCACTTCCGAAGACATATCCTATCTCAATCGACTTCAGCTACGATGAGACGGGCGATCAGAAACTCTCAGACACCTATAGCATCCCTGTCGACGTGACTCAGCCCGACGAGTCTGGTGGTCTTCCGCTCGTCCCCATAGCAGTAGTCGTGGTAGTCGTATTAGGAGCCCTCTGGTGGTGGAGGAGGTAGAACGTGTCCCGGGGTAGATTCGACTTCGGGATTGATTACCAGCGTGTCATTGACCTCATCGACGACCTGATAGTCAATAGGACGAAGTACGTCTTAGCCGCCTTCTTAGTCGTTACAGCTGTCTTCAGCCTCGGGCTCGGAGCTACAAGTACTGAGACCGGAACCGACCAGTTCACTCAGGATATGCCTGCACAGGAGGCACTTGACCAGGTCGAGGAGAAGTTCGAGTACTCGTTTGAGGGCGACGACGGAAGCACTCAGCTAATACAGTCGGGAGAAAATGTCGTCTCTAAGCAAGGGATTCTGAGAATGCTGAGAGCACAGAAGAGAATGTCGGAGAGGGAGTCCCTGAGGGTCGAGTCGGCGAACTCCGCCGCGAGGGTAGTCGCGACGACGCTCGATCCCTCGGCTTCGACACTCGAAGAGCAGATAGATGCGGTCGAGTCGGCGACACCATCTGAGGTTAGGTCGGCTGTGAGAGACTCGGCTGACAACATACGTTTCACGTCTCTTCTCTCGAAGGACTTCAACTCCGAGTCGGCGTCCGCCTCGGCGGCACTCGGTATAGTCACTCATAGGATACCCTCCGATGTCTCCGGCGGCAGTGGGGGTGGTGGAGGAGGCGGAAGTTCGCCGATGACCGACATACAGCTCAGGTCACAGGACGTCGTCAACTCAGTCGGGGGTAACATACGTGTCTTCGGAAGCGGAATCATAAACGACGAGTTCGCGAACGTCATCACCGACTCGCTTATCATAGTCGTCCCTGCGGCGTCGGTTCTGATACTCGTCTTCCTCGTCGTCGCCTACCGCGATCCATTCGACCTCTTCCTTGGAATTGTCTCTCTCGGGATGGCTATAGTCTGGACATTCGGCTACATGGGACTCGCCGGAATTCCGTTCTCACAGATGCTGATAGCCGTGCCGCCTCTTCTCCTCGCAGTCGGAATCGACTTCGGCATACACGCGGTCAACAGGTACAGGGAAGAGAGGGTAGCCGGAAACGGAGTCGACGAATCGATGAGGACTGCGACCGACCAGCTTCTCGTCGCTTTCTTCATAGTTGCGGGCACTACAGTTCTCGGCTTCTGGTCGAACACTACAAGCGCGCTGGGTCCTATACGTGACTTCGGACGTGTCGCAGCCGTCGGTATCATATTCACGACACTCATATTTGGTATCTTCCTTCCAGCGGCGAAGCTCTACATCGACAGGTTCAGAGAACGGCGTTCTCTCCCAGAGTTCGGGTCACAGCCTCTCGGTTCCGAGGACTCAGTTCTCGGAAAGATATTACCCATAGGCGCGCGCGTCTCACGTCCGTCTCCCGAACTCTTCCTCGCTCTGATACTCGTCCTCACCGCGGGAACCGCCTACTACGGCACGGGTGTTGACACCTCGTTCTCGCGTGACGACTTCCTGCCACCCGAGGATGTCTCGCCCCTTGTGAGGAATCTACCTGAGCCCTTCGCTCCAAGCGAGTACACAGTCACAGAGACCACCAACTACTTAGAGGAGAAGTTCAAGTCGAACGATAACGCTCAGGTCACAGTCTATGTCGAGGGACATCTTGAAGACGACTCTGCGCTCGAGAACGTCGTGAGGGCGAGCCAGAATCCGCCGGAAACCTTCTTGAGCCAGGATCGCCGGGCTAGAGGCGAGAGCATCGTGACCGTCATACGTCAGTACGCGCGCGAGTCGGAGAGCTTCGGGAGGCTCGTCGCGAGGAACGATCAGAACTCGAACGGAGTCCCCGACGACAACTTGGACGAGATATACGACGCCTTACTCACGTCGCCGTACCGTGACCGCGCCCTCGACTACATCACAGAAGACAGAAGATCGATGCGTGTCGTCTACTCCGTCGAGGGAGACGCCTCCGACGCCGAGGTCACCGAGGACGCAAGATCTGTCGCCGATAACTACAGGTTCGACGCCACAGCCACAGGACAGACCGTAGTTTTCGAGGCTGTCTCTGATGTCATATTCGAGTCGGCTCTCCGAAGTCTCGCGCTCGCGCTCGGTGCTACTGCTGTCTTCCTCGTGATCGTCTACTCCGTGATAGAGGGAAGACCGTCACTCGGAATCGCTAACCTCGTCCCTGTCGTCGTGACCCTCGCGCTCATCGCGGCGTCGATGCGTTACCTCGGTGTCTCGTTCAACGCGATGACTGCGACTATACTCTCAATTACGATCGGCTTAGGAGTCGACTACTCGGTTCATACGACACACAGGTTCGTCGACGAGTACGACGAGAGCCACGACACCTACGCCGCTCTCTTCAGAACACTCAGAGGGACGGGCGGTGCTCTCACGGGAAGTATGCTCACGACGACAACGGGAATCGGTGTCCTCGTACTCGCTATAACACCGATACTCGGACAGTTCGGTCTGATGACGGGTCTGAGCGTCTTCTACTCGTACCTCACTTCGGTGATCGTCCTACCGCCGACACTCGTCCTCTGGACGCGTTACGAGAGCTTTGCTCTCGTTGGCTCATCAGACGAAGTCTGATGAACGTCTGTAAATCTTTGATTTACAGGGCATGACGAGACGCTTCGCGTCTCGTTGCAACCGAAAACGCGTAGCGTTTTCGCGGGTATGCCAATCTTTGATTGGCTACAACACAAATCAGAGATTTGTGGAAACTCGTGAATCTTAGATTCACGAACTTCCCCAGAACGCCTTGCGTTCTGGTGTGCGAACGAATCGCTCTGCGATTCGTCAACGTTACGAGAGCTTTGCTCTCGTTGGCTCGGAAATCGAAGATTTCCGAACGTCCCGAGAACTCTTTGAGTTCTCGTGTGCACGTCAATCTTTGATTGACGAACGTCTGTAAATCTTTGATTTACAGGCTCTAGTCCTTCAGACGCGACCCACCCGTCGGGAGGAACTTCTGTATCTCGTCGGGGCTCGCCATCTTCCTGACTAGCTTCTCGTCCCTGCCGTCGGCTTCCTCTCTGAACCTCCTGTAGATCTTCTTTGCGGTGTCGTTCTGTGAGTACATACCCGGCTCTAACTCGACGTAGTACTTCGATCTGTCCTCTATCGCCTCGGGCGGACCTCCTATCACACCCGCCTTCTCGTCGAGACGTAGACCCACGCCGACGCTCAAGGGAACCGTGTAGTACTCTCGGTCTCCCCTCACGACGACGCTACCCTTCTCTATGTACTCGCCGCTCTCGGGCGTCTTCGATAGCTGGTCGGGGGTCGCGGAGTAGACGTCCGCGGTTCCGTGTCCCGCGTCCCAGACAGACGAGTACGACGCCGCGAAGATCGCCGCCTGTCTCTTGCTCGACTCGGGGAAATCGACGTCCTTCTTCGGCTCGTTTGGTTCGGTAGCCTTCAGGATGGTTATGGGAGCGCCGTGTGCTTGAGTGTGGAAGAAGAGGTCGTTCGACTCGGTGTACTTCTTGTATATCTCCTCGTTCTGGTCGGCGTTTCTGCCGCCTATCACGAGGAATCCGTCGGAGGTTCTGAACCACCGGAACCTGTCGTACCACATCTCGCCTCGGGGCTTCACGACGGTCTTGTCCTCTTCTTCGTCTTCCTCAGTCTCCTCTTCCTCCTTCCTCTTCTTTAGGTTCTCAAGCTCCTGTCTGCTGTTTTCGAGAGCCTCTATCGCACCTTCTCTTTTCTCCCTCAGGTTCTTCGCTTCGTCGTAGAGACGGCTCGCGTTCTCCTCTATCCCCTCGCCTACGTCGATCTCGACAGTTCCCTCCCCGAGGTCTATCTCTACCACTCCGTCACCTCCTCTCACCGACTCGACTATCTCGGCTGACTCTATACCCTTCTGGCTCGCCTCTTCGAGAGTCTCCTCTATTTCATCCCACGTCTGTCCCGACGACCTTGCCTCCCTGACGTTCGACAGAAGCTCGTCGACTACGTCGTACTTCGCGTATAGCCTCTCGGCTTTCTGTTTTAGCTCCTCCTCCTCCTCTTCGAACTCCTCGACGGCTTCCTCCTGCTGACGTATTATGTGTCCGTACTTCTGTATCTCCTCTTCGAGCGCCGACTCCGCCTCCTCGCTTTCCTCCTCTTCCTTCTCCTTCGCCTCGTCGAAGTAGGCGTCGAGGGCGTCGTTGAAGCTCTCGTAGCTTTCCTTGTCGTTGCCGTCGTACTTCTCCAGGCTGAAAGGAACGACGTCGACGGGATCTCCGTCTCCGTCGTAGACTATCTGGGGGTCGAGGTTCTCGACTCCTACGCTGTCGGTGTCGCCGTCTCTGAGAGGTGAGAAGATCTCCTCCATCGCCTCGAAGAGTGCCTCGTAGTCGTCCTCGTCGGCGTCGGAGATCGGTTTCTCCTTCTCGACCTCCGCGCGCGCACAGATCTCCTCAGCGTAGAGACCTCCGAAGTTGAGCTGTGACGCGAGCGTCCTCACGAAGTCGGTGTCGGAGTCCTCCATCGTCTCGACGAAGCCGTCGTACGTGAGTTCGAGAGGGTTGAGACGTGACTGCGGGAAGACGTACTCCTCTCCCGGTGCGACAGTCCTAGTCTTGAGACGTACTGTCTCGGTCGATCTCAGGACTGTTCCGTCCGACTCGGTGAATACGAAGTTGCCGTCGCCGAATAGCTCCGCGACCATCGAGTACTCGTCTTCTCGCTCGCCTCTTATCTCGACTATCCTGTCGAAGTCGTACTGTTCGACCGACGCGATCTCGCCCCCTGAGAGACGTTTCCTCATCAGCATCGCGAGGTCAGGAGGTCTCTGGGGTGCTTCCTCGGGGCTCTGTGTGAGATGTATTCTCTTCCAGTCGCCCGTCTCCACGATGAGGTCGAGACGCCCCCTGTCGTAGTCACGTATCTTAACCCGAACCTTTCCGTCTTCGTACTGGTAGAACTTGTCGAACTTCGCGCCTTCGAGTTCCGAGAGCTCGCTCACGGCTGCGGCTATATCGACACTCGTCATCTCCTTCTTCATGGCACACCTCCGTATCCGTATTCGTATCCGTCTTTATCCATTCTGCCTCTTCTCGACATCGACCCCATCTTCCTTTCCTATGTGTACCTCGTCGGCGATCCCTTCGAAGACGCCGTGTTCGACGACACCCGGAACCTCGGATATACGCGATCCGAGTCTCGAAGCCTCGAACTCGCCGAAGTCGACGTCGAGCACGAGGTTTCCGTTGTCGGTGACCACGGGACCGTCTTTTCTCTCCGCCTCGCGTAACTCGGGGTCACCTCCCATATCCGAGAGACGTGACTCTACGACCTCGGCTGCGTCTCCGACGACTTCGACGGGAACCGGGTAGTCGAGAGCCTCGGAGTACTTCGACTCGTCGGCGACTATGACGACTCTGTCGGACGCCGACGCGACTATCTTCTCCCTCAGATGTGCGGCACCTCCGCCCTTGACTAAGCTGAGATCGTCGTCGAACTGGTCGGCTCCGTCTATGTCTATGTCGGGAGTCTCGACATCGAGTGACGTCAGGGGTATCCCCTCCTCGACAGCGATCTGGCGCGACTGGTACGAAGTCGGAATCCCCCTTATTTCGAGACCCTCTTCTCTGATCCGCTCGCCGAGACGTCTTACCGTGTAGGCGGTCGTACTTCCCGTCCCGAGACCCACTACGTCGCCGTCGGACACGAGATCCGCTGCCGACTCACCCGCGTTTCTCTTCTCCCTCTCTGATCCCGATGTGGATTTCATTTCTTGTCTGAGATGTGGCATCTCGCGCCTTCAATCTTCGTCTTCTACGTCTACGTCCCGTCTCCGAAGACGTGCTCCTCGGCGGGGAACTCTCCCTTCTTGACGTCTTCGGCGTACTCCCTCGCCGCCTCCTCTACTGTCGACCTGACGTCTGCGTACTCCTTCACGAACGACGGTGAGTCCTCTGAGAGACCTATGAGGTCGTCGATTACGAGAACCTGTCCGTCGACATGTCTCCCCGCGCCTATGCCTATAGTCGGGACGTCTATCGCGTCAGTCACCGCACCCGCGACTCCCTCGGGCACCCCCTCGACAACGAGACAGAAGACGCCCGCGTTTTCGAGTTCGCGCGCCTTCTCGACTAGGAGGTCGGCAGTCTCTGAGTCACGTCCCTGTATCCTGTGTCCCCCCATCTGGTTGATCCGTTGGGGAGTGAGACCTATATGTCCCATCACAGGAATCCCTATCTCGACGAGACGCTGGGTTACCTCGACGGATATCTCTCCCGTAGGTGGTGTCTCGATCTTGACGGCGTTGGCGTCCGCCTCCTTGAGGAGCCTCCCGGCGTTCTCGACCGACTTCTCGACGGAGGCTCCAACTGAAACGAAGGGCATGTCAGCCACTACCATCGACTCCTCCGAACCGCGTGAGACTGCGCCCGTGTGGGAGACCATCTCGTCGATAGTCACGGGGAGAGTCGTGTCGTAGCCGAGACGCGTGTTGCCTACCGAGTCGCCGACGAGAAGAATGTCTACCTCGCCGTCGAGTATCTCCGCCGTAGGCGCGTCGTACGCCGTCAGCATCGTGATCCTCTCTCGGTTTTGCTTCATCTCACGGAGGTCTTTCACCGAAGTACGTGTCATTACCGTATCTGTCACACCGAGCACAGATAAACCATACCGTAGACCCGTGAAGTGCGGATCTGACACCACCACACAAATACTTATCCTATGAGTGTGTAGGCGTGAGTATGGGTGGGGTAAGTCTTCCCAGGGGGGAGAGTCTGTACGGCAGTCTCAGAACTGACTTCGTCGATGTCGACGGTCTCGTTGAGGACTTGGAGAGAACGCGTCTGACGGGATACGTGTCGGTCGAGGACGACAGAGACGAAGATGTCACGGGGGTATTCGTGTTCTCCGACGGTGATCCCGTCGGCGGCGTCTACCACGGTGTCGAGGTGGAGTCAGAAGACGTCGAGGGGAGTCTCGGAAGTCTCGTCGACGACGGCTACAGCCTGCGTGCTGTCTCTGTCCCTGACCGTCTCGCAGAGGCGGTTTCGGCGTCTGTCACCGGGGACACGGTTCACGAGTCTCTCCACACCGACTACGTCGACCCGAGAGGCTTCTTCGACGACCTCGAAGACGAAGGATTCACAGGCTCTGTCGTCCTCTCGTCGGAGACCGACAGTCTGTACGGCTGTGTGCATCTCAGAGACGGCGAGCCTTTCTACTCGGCGGTTCAGTCTCCGGACGAAATCCGTGAGGGCATGGGAACTGTAGTCGAAGTCATGGATGACGACTCGAATGAAGTCCTGGTCGACGTCTACGAGTACGACCATCCCGGCGACACCGACGGGACAGTGAGTCAGAGCCGTACTCACGACGACGGCTACGTCTACGGACGGAGCATAGCCGCTGTACGTGACAGTCTCTCCGACGTCTCGGGCGATATTCCGTTTATGACCGCGCTTGAGGAGGCGGTTCGGGAGAAAGACGTCGACGGCGTAGACATCGACGGGTCGAGAGTCGTAGTCGACCCCGAAGCCGACCCGGCGCGTGTCTCGGGGGTTCTCGACGAGGCTCTCGAATCCACTGAGGCAGTCCTGCGTGTCACACAGCAGAACCTCGAAGAAGGCGAGGTGAGGAGACGCGCAGTCGAGGCTCTGCGTGAGGAGACTGACGCGAGGTCGAACAGTGCCGCCGACGACATACTCGAATCAGTAGCACAGACCGAAGGATAGAATAGGAAACGCGAGAAGTTACGGATATGAAAGTTCTCGGGGTAGTGGGGCAGTCTGACTCGGGTAAGACGTCTCTCATCGAACGTCTCGTGGGCGAGGTCGACGCAACTGTAGCCACGGTAAAGTCGATACACCACGACATCGACGTGGACGAAGAGGGGAAGGACACATACAGACACTCCGACGCGGGAGCCGAGACTGTCGTCGGTGTCACGCCGTCGAAGAGCTTCGAGATCACTCAGGCGCGTGACTCCGACCAAGACGACGTCTCGAAGTCGGATCGTCTCTCCGAACACCTCGACCGACTCGCCGACGGCGGCTACGACTACGTCCTTGTCGAGGGATTCAAGCACAGCCGTCTTCCGAAGGTGGTTCTCGGAGATCTGAGCCACGATGACCTCGGCGGCGACGCCGTTCTGAGTGCCGACAAGGGCTCCGACGTCGATGTCACCGAGCTACTCGACGTGGTCGACGACTTGGAGGAGTATGAGACAGTAGGATCGCTCGTCCGACGCGCCAAGTCACATCCCGACTCGCCAAAGGCGGGGGCTGTGGCGACGTTCACGGGACGCGTGCGTGTCGAGAACCACGAAGACGCCGAGACTACACATCTCAGGTTCGAGAAGTACGAGGGGGTCGCCGACGAGAGACTCGACTCTATACGTTCCGAACTCAAACAGAGAGACGGAGTCTACGAGGTACTCATGTACCACAAGACAGGCGTCGTTGAGGGCGAGGAGGACATAGTCCACGTCGTCGTCCTCGCCGGACACCGTCAAGAGGCATTCGAGACAGTAGAGGACGGCATAAACCGTCTCAAGGACGAGGTTCCTATATTCAAGAAGGAGGTCACCGAGTCAGGCGACTACTGGGTACACAGCCGTCCGTAGTGTAGTATAGCAGTTAGTACGACTCTTCGAGTATCTCGACGAGGTCGTCGTGGTCGAGCTCGACGGGGTTCGTCTCTATCGCCATCTCCATGTACTCCTCGGAGTTGTCGGCGAGATCCTCTATCTCGTCCTCCTCTACTCCGAGGTCTTCGAGTGTCACGTCGAGTCCTATGTCCTCCTTTAGCTCCTCAAACGCGTCGACGACGTAGGTAGCGTCGAGGACGGGGTCTGCTATCTCGACTCCTAAGAGCTCCGCAATCTTTGAGTACTTCCTCTTCGTCTCCTTGTCTCCGTTCTCGACGTTGAATCTCGCGACCTCGGATGTCACAGCCGCGAGAGCGTCTCCGTGTGCGACCTCGGGATGGAGAGCACTCACGGAATGTGCGAGCGCGTGGGTCACTATGACCATGCTCGTCGTCTCACAGATTCCCGCGAGCGTGTCGGCGACAGCCATCTCCTCCCTCGCCTCGGGGTCGTCATCGACAGCGTCCCTGAGGTAGTCCCCGACCTTCTCTATACCCTTCTCGGCGAAGACGTCCGACATCGCGGTCGCACTCTCTGCGACGTACGCCTCGTTGAGGTGACACAGCGCGTCGAAGCCCGTTCTCGCGGTGAGCTTAGGTGGCATCTCGCCGGGTATGTCGGGGTCGACGACAGCGGCTTTGGGGACGAGTGGATCGCCACCGAAGCCGGGCTTGGCGTCCTCTTC from Candidatus Afararchaeum irisae includes the following:
- a CDS encoding iron-containing alcohol dehydrogenase, producing MNFDYDHPDTSLRFGRGRRNEIGEITSEYGDTAAVVTTRNAMQEAGFLDDVEDSLDEADVEYLVYNNVQPNPTVENVENGIRELWDNGVDVVVAMGGGSVMDTAKTMALGLASLDSPDESIWGYCTGEEEIEEALPIVAVPTTSGTGSHIDPWAVISNEEEDAKPGFGGDPLVPKAAVVDPDIPGEMPPKLTARTGFDALCHLNEAYVAESATAMSDVFAEKGIEKVGDYLRDAVDDDPEAREEMAVADTLAGICETTSMVIVTHALAHSVSALHPEVAHGDALAAVTSEVARFNVENGDKETKRKYSKIAELLGVEIADPVLDATYVVDAFEELKEDIGLDVTLEDLGVEEDEIEDLADNSEEYMEMAIETNPVELDHDDLVEILEESY
- a CDS encoding molybdopterin synthase, giving the protein MKVLGVVGQSDSGKTSLIERLVGEVDATVATVKSIHHDIDVDEEGKDTYRHSDAGAETVVGVTPSKSFEITQARDSDQDDVSKSDRLSEHLDRLADGGYDYVLVEGFKHSRLPKVVLGDLSHDDLGGDAVLSADKGSDVDVTELLDVVDDLEEYETVGSLVRRAKSHPDSPKAGAVATFTGRVRVENHEDAETTHLRFEKYEGVADERLDSIRSELKQRDGVYEVLMYHKTGVVEGEEDIVHVVVLAGHRQEAFETVEDGINRLKDEVPIFKKEVTESGDYWVHSRP
- the rpiA gene encoding ribose 5-phosphate isomerase A, with the protein product MKSTSGSEREKRNAGESAADLVSDGDVVGLGTGSTTAYTVRRLGERIREEGLEIRGIPTSYQSRQIAVEEGIPLTSLDVETPDIDIDGADQFDDDLSLVKGGGAAHLREKIVASASDRVVIVADESKYSEALDYPVPVEVVGDAAEVVESRLSDMGGDPELREAERKDGPVVTDNGNLVLDVDFGEFEASRLGSRISEVPGVVEHGVFEGIADEVHIGKEDGVDVEKRQNG
- the panB gene encoding 3-methyl-2-oxobutanoate hydroxymethyltransferase, giving the protein MTRTSVKDLREMKQNRERITMLTAYDAPTAEILDGEVDILLVGDSVGNTRLGYDTTLPVTIDEMVSHTGAVSRGSEESMVVADMPFVSVGASVEKSVENAGRLLKEADANAVKIETPPTGEISVEVTQRLVEIGIPVMGHIGLTPQRINQMGGHRIQGRDSETADLLVEKARELENAGVFCLVVEGVPEGVAGAVTDAIDVPTIGIGAGRHVDGQVLVIDDLIGLSEDSPSFVKEYADVRSTVEEAAREYAEDVKKGEFPAEEHVFGDGT